In one window of Microbacterium natoriense DNA:
- a CDS encoding sensor histidine kinase, whose amino-acid sequence MPLGLSTRDDPGILRLGRGEKPSALERIALLAIIVILLALDVISAFTTPDLAVVPKVFSIATTAVFAAYLWSPTVATLLLGVVLALSFAADTAVAALLATAVAAGLVLRLGRFALILTYAAGFLVAVAIAAFVEVDGPVNVGTYLVIATVSGAVGFTLRIAFARGRKLEHELAESAEQERQAVLAERRWIAGELHDSIAHHLTVVALHVQMLDEPAASTESQEAIRVAARKAMADLRFVIELADDGPRSSGMPTGDLGEAIDEAEGEIDAAGHPVVIDGDPRDERIPRVAEIVFARIVRESATNILKHAGPGPVEIHMEIDDDAATLTIRSPLPATPRRDLPSSGTGLTRMAERVIGASGEFSAGVVEDAWQVRARLPMS is encoded by the coding sequence ATGCCGCTTGGTCTTTCGACCCGGGACGACCCCGGCATCCTCCGCCTCGGGCGCGGAGAGAAGCCCAGCGCCCTCGAACGCATCGCGCTTCTCGCGATTATCGTCATCCTCCTGGCCCTCGATGTCATCAGCGCCTTCACGACGCCTGATCTCGCCGTCGTCCCCAAAGTGTTCAGCATCGCGACGACGGCGGTCTTCGCCGCCTACCTGTGGTCGCCGACTGTCGCCACGCTCCTGTTGGGAGTGGTACTCGCGCTGTCGTTCGCCGCAGACACGGCCGTCGCGGCTCTGCTGGCCACCGCTGTGGCTGCAGGCCTCGTGCTGCGGCTGGGGCGATTCGCCCTGATCCTCACCTACGCCGCCGGCTTCCTCGTCGCCGTCGCCATCGCCGCCTTCGTCGAGGTCGATGGTCCCGTCAACGTCGGCACCTACCTCGTGATCGCCACCGTCTCCGGAGCGGTGGGCTTCACCTTGAGAATCGCGTTCGCGCGCGGCCGGAAGCTCGAGCACGAACTCGCCGAGAGCGCGGAGCAGGAGCGTCAGGCGGTTCTCGCCGAGCGGCGATGGATCGCCGGCGAACTGCATGACAGCATCGCGCACCACCTCACCGTCGTGGCTTTGCACGTGCAGATGCTCGACGAGCCCGCGGCCAGCACCGAATCGCAGGAGGCGATCAGGGTCGCAGCGCGCAAAGCCATGGCCGATCTGCGCTTCGTCATCGAACTCGCCGACGACGGACCGCGTTCGTCCGGCATGCCGACCGGAGACCTCGGCGAGGCGATCGACGAAGCCGAGGGCGAGATCGACGCAGCCGGGCACCCGGTCGTGATCGACGGCGACCCTCGTGATGAGCGGATACCGCGCGTCGCCGAGATCGTGTTCGCCCGCATCGTCCGCGAGTCGGCGACCAACATCCTCAAGCATGCCGGGCCCGGGCCCGTCGAGATCCACATGGAGATCGACGACGATGCCGCCACGCTCACGATCCGGAGTCCTCTGCCCGCCACGCCGCGGCGAGACCTCCCGTCCAGCGGCACAGGTCTCACGCGGATGGCCGAGCGCGTCATCGGCGCGAGCGGCGAGTTCAGCGCGGGCGTCGTCGAAGACGCCTGGCAGGTGCGTGCCAGGCTACCGATGTCCTGA
- a CDS encoding response regulator: MPEIRVLIVDDDPLVRSALSHFVARDPEITVIGQAEDGYEAIDFIEHDRPDVVMMDVQMPGMNGIEATAAIAERWPEVRVLAVTTLDGSDTVLPMLSAGASGYLLKDSSAESIVTGVREVHSGASSLSPRIASLLVKHVRSTEPAGGGAELEVLTDRESEVLERLAQGMSNAEIAQSLIVSEGTVKAHLGRIMSKWQVRDRVQILVTAAHAGLVDFR; this comes from the coding sequence ATGCCCGAAATCCGTGTGCTCATCGTCGATGATGACCCTCTCGTGCGCTCAGCCCTCTCGCACTTCGTCGCCCGCGATCCGGAGATCACGGTGATCGGTCAGGCCGAGGACGGATATGAGGCGATCGACTTCATCGAGCACGACCGCCCCGACGTCGTCATGATGGACGTGCAGATGCCGGGCATGAACGGCATCGAGGCCACCGCGGCGATCGCCGAGCGCTGGCCCGAGGTGCGGGTTCTCGCGGTCACGACGCTCGACGGCAGCGACACGGTGCTGCCGATGCTGAGCGCTGGTGCCTCCGGCTACCTCCTCAAGGACTCGAGCGCCGAGAGCATCGTCACCGGCGTGCGCGAGGTGCACAGCGGCGCGAGCTCGTTGTCGCCTCGCATCGCCTCGCTGCTGGTCAAACATGTCCGCAGCACCGAGCCCGCCGGCGGCGGCGCCGAGCTCGAGGTGCTCACCGATCGCGAGTCGGAGGTGCTGGAACGCCTCGCCCAAGGCATGTCCAACGCCGAGATCGCGCAGTCCCTCATCGTCTCCGAGGGCACCGTCAAAGCGCACCTCGGTCGAATCATGTCGAAATGGCAGGTGCGCGACCGCGTGCAGATCCTGGTCACCGCCGCCCACGCGGGCCTCGTCGACTTCCGCTGA
- a CDS encoding phosphotransferase has translation MHQDAKTRAAWDELPSGLHLAVEDVLGDVVIEASSQSDGFSPGSADRVRTASGSRAFVKAVDRLRHSGTYDLHRRELAVMERITAGVSAPRLLGSYVTDEWVGLVLEDIEGAHPGAAADGRDVDAVLDALAGFPRSAAGDPAVLPDAAAEFAGDAEGWRRLEAEGVIGELPEWVQGAYDRILAAADRVAEATAGEHLQHLDCRADNVILDRDGVAWIIDWPWAGIGARWTDGACYLFDVRMRGEAIDVEEVLGRHPLFDGVADADIDSLIAALTGGYLFKSRLPAPPGMPTLREFQRQEALTGIAWLQERWA, from the coding sequence ATGCATCAGGACGCGAAGACCCGAGCCGCTTGGGACGAACTGCCCTCCGGCCTGCATCTCGCGGTCGAGGACGTGCTGGGCGACGTCGTGATCGAGGCGAGCAGCCAGAGCGACGGCTTCTCACCGGGCAGCGCCGATCGTGTCCGCACCGCATCGGGTTCCCGCGCTTTCGTGAAGGCGGTGGACCGGCTCCGCCACAGCGGGACGTACGACCTCCATCGACGGGAACTCGCGGTGATGGAGCGGATAACGGCAGGTGTGAGCGCACCGCGACTGCTGGGGTCGTACGTCACCGACGAGTGGGTGGGCCTCGTGCTGGAGGACATCGAGGGAGCGCATCCCGGCGCCGCGGCTGACGGGCGCGACGTGGATGCCGTCCTCGATGCTCTGGCCGGCTTCCCTCGCAGCGCTGCCGGAGACCCCGCGGTTCTGCCGGACGCCGCCGCGGAGTTCGCCGGCGACGCCGAGGGGTGGCGCCGGCTCGAGGCCGAGGGCGTGATCGGTGAGCTGCCCGAATGGGTGCAGGGAGCATACGACCGCATCCTCGCGGCGGCGGATCGTGTCGCGGAGGCCACCGCGGGGGAGCACCTTCAGCACCTGGACTGCCGCGCCGACAACGTGATCCTCGACCGTGACGGCGTCGCCTGGATCATCGACTGGCCGTGGGCAGGCATCGGTGCGCGCTGGACCGACGGCGCCTGCTATCTCTTCGATGTGCGCATGCGAGGTGAGGCCATCGACGTCGAGGAGGTGTTGGGGCGGCATCCGCTCTTCGATGGCGTGGCGGATGCCGACATCGACTCGCTGATCGCGGCCCTGACGGGCGGGTACCTGTTCAAGTCTCGTCTGCCGGCGCCTCCCGGCATGCCGACGCTGCGCGAGTTCCAGCGGCAGGAGGCTCTGACCGGGATCGCGTGGCTGCAGGAGCGCTGGGCCTGA